One region of Erwinia tracheiphila genomic DNA includes:
- the pyrI gene encoding aspartate carbamoyltransferase regulatory subunit encodes MTQDNKLQVEAIKRGTVIDHIPAQVGFKLLSLFRLTETDHRITIGLNLPSGAMGRKDLIKIENTFLTDDQINQLAVYTPHATVNRIDNYEVVGKISPTLPDRIERVLTCPNSNCIIHSEPVNSSFAVKKRHADVQLTCKYCEKEFAHHVVLANW; translated from the coding sequence ATGACTCAGGATAATAAATTACAGGTTGAAGCGATCAAACGCGGTACGGTGATCGATCATATTCCGGCACAGGTGGGATTTAAACTGCTGTCCCTGTTCCGCCTGACTGAAACAGATCATCGAATTACCATCGGTTTGAACCTGCCTTCCGGCGCAATGGGGCGCAAAGATCTAATTAAGATTGAGAACACCTTTCTGACCGACGATCAGATCAACCAGCTGGCGGTCTATACCCCGCATGCCACGGTGAACCGAATCGATAATTACGAAGTGGTCGGCAAAATTTCCCCGACTCTACCGGATCGCATTGAGCGTGTCCTGACCTGCCCAAACAGTAACTGCATCATCCACAGCGAACCAGTAAATTCAAGCTTCGCCGTAAAAAAACGCCATGCTGACGTGCAGTTAACCTGTAAATACTGCGAGAAAGAGTTTGCGCACCATGTGGTGCTGGCAAACTGGTAA
- a CDS encoding replication endonuclease: protein MCIRSCCLAGFLSEHVCPRLASPSWWLRRLRRVHDQWREHLQIAVGYVHKKSASYCSEPTLKEKNSVRKRNPTVNT, encoded by the coding sequence CTGTGCATACGGTCGTGCTGCCTGGCTGGTTTCCTATCTGAACATGTTTGCCCCCGGCTGGCATCCCCATCGTGGTGGCTGCGCCGCCTGCGTCGTGTCCATGACCAGTGGCGGGAGCACCTGCAAATCGCCGTCGGTTACGTTCACAAAAAATCAGCGTCGTACTGTAGTGAGCCGACCCTGAAAGAAAAGAATAGTGTGCGCAAAAGAAATCCAACCGTGAATACCTGA
- a CDS encoding DEAD/DEAH box helicase — MPSVNYNENQVNRWIGVRTVARAKELVAKVQNIQWQNNLLTGDVPGKHIEPFQVMVHFSLPQGKLHASGECTCPVKNNCRHVAAVMLAYLRQQPASQAPMPAAKLPSVEPVPAIRLESRTKFVSGFGHYGHRQKRLDFAAVHFDYGGVEVAAGSSGEHFCDRQGTLFRIERRPELEQNWLRELSQAGLQTLSAGHIYTPESSPLPPDIFAPALPVQWRDFIRQKLPLLRKHSWKVSIDDDFTWNVIELNGIDGYVIQDNDGWFQLEIGVRVGRRQVALQPLLAGLFQKDSRWQSGDLSRISDEEVIELRTERNERLHITADHLKMVVGNLADIFADSVQGTLRIAPCEIGRLIALSESGHWQFQQESRAYQLVSRLRSAEGIEAVKPPPALRAQLRDYQQQGLNWMQFLRAHSLSGLLADDMGLGKTIQTLAHLLSEKDGGRLDRPSLIVVPTTLVYNWMQEAERFAPTLRVLALTGPQRKDFYGQIEQYDVVLTTYSLLWRDQPQLLSYRYHLLILDEAQYVKNSASRASSVIRALKARHRLCLTGTPLENHLGELWAQFDFLLPGFLGNEKQFMQTWRIPIERHGDRVRRELLSRRVRPFMLRRRKQDVAKELPPKSTIIRSVRLEDTQLALYESVRSVMQQRIKLAMEQQAAGRSHLVVLDALLKLRQICCDPQLIKMDEAFRVKSSAKMTLLREMLNDLLADDRHILIFSQFTSMLALIADELTKSGISFVTLTGNTRDRTEPVRRFQNGEVPVFLISLKVGGVGLNLTAADTVIHYDPWWNPAAENQASDRAWRLGQDKPVFVYKLIAAGTIEEKIVALQQQKADLAEGILQDGLSDTTLFSNEDLAMLFNSA; from the coding sequence ATGCCCTCAGTTAACTACAATGAAAACCAGGTTAATCGCTGGATTGGTGTGCGTACCGTTGCCAGAGCAAAAGAGCTGGTGGCAAAAGTACAGAATATTCAGTGGCAAAATAATCTGTTAACAGGAGACGTACCTGGAAAACACATCGAACCTTTTCAGGTCATGGTACATTTCAGCCTGCCGCAGGGTAAGCTGCATGCCAGCGGCGAATGCACATGTCCGGTCAAAAATAATTGTCGTCACGTTGCCGCTGTGATGCTGGCTTATTTACGGCAGCAGCCTGCCAGTCAGGCACCAATGCCTGCCGCGAAACTACCCTCTGTTGAGCCTGTCCCTGCTATACGGCTGGAATCGCGCACAAAGTTTGTCAGTGGCTTTGGGCATTATGGCCACCGACAAAAGCGGCTGGACTTTGCGGCCGTTCATTTTGATTATGGTGGTGTTGAGGTCGCTGCGGGCAGCAGCGGAGAGCACTTTTGTGATAGGCAGGGCACGCTGTTCCGCATTGAACGTCGTCCTGAGCTTGAGCAGAACTGGCTGCGTGAGTTAAGCCAGGCCGGTTTACAAACCCTCTCTGCAGGGCATATTTACACTCCCGAATCATCCCCGCTACCGCCTGATATTTTTGCCCCTGCATTGCCTGTGCAGTGGCGTGATTTCATTCGTCAGAAATTGCCTTTACTGCGTAAACATAGCTGGAAGGTAAGCATTGACGATGATTTTACCTGGAATGTCATCGAACTTAACGGCATTGATGGGTATGTGATTCAGGACAACGACGGCTGGTTTCAGCTCGAGATAGGGGTACGTGTTGGCCGCCGTCAGGTAGCGTTGCAGCCCTTGTTGGCGGGGCTGTTTCAGAAAGACAGCCGCTGGCAATCAGGTGACCTTTCTCGTATTTCCGATGAAGAAGTGATTGAACTGCGCACTGAGCGCAACGAGCGACTGCACATCACCGCCGATCACCTGAAAATGGTTGTGGGTAACCTTGCGGATATTTTTGCCGATAGCGTTCAGGGCACGCTGCGCATTGCACCCTGTGAAATCGGCAGATTAATTGCCCTTAGCGAGAGTGGCCACTGGCAGTTCCAGCAAGAGAGTCGCGCTTACCAACTGGTCAGCCGTTTACGTTCAGCGGAAGGAATTGAGGCGGTAAAACCGCCGCCCGCGTTGCGGGCACAGCTTCGTGACTATCAGCAGCAGGGATTGAACTGGATGCAGTTTCTCCGTGCCCATAGCTTGTCTGGTTTACTGGCTGATGATATGGGGTTGGGAAAAACCATTCAGACGCTGGCCCATCTTCTGTCAGAAAAGGACGGTGGCCGGCTGGATCGCCCGTCGCTGATCGTAGTGCCTACTACACTGGTTTATAACTGGATGCAGGAAGCGGAACGCTTTGCACCGACGTTGCGCGTGCTGGCCCTGACCGGCCCACAACGTAAAGACTTTTACGGCCAAATTGAGCAATACGATGTGGTACTGACTACCTATTCTCTGTTATGGCGAGATCAGCCTCAGTTGCTCAGTTACCGCTATCATTTATTAATACTTGATGAGGCGCAGTACGTCAAAAACAGCGCCTCCCGCGCCTCATCGGTGATTCGGGCATTAAAGGCGCGTCATCGCCTTTGCCTGACCGGGACCCCTCTGGAAAATCATCTTGGCGAACTGTGGGCGCAGTTCGATTTCCTGCTGCCGGGTTTTTTGGGCAATGAAAAACAGTTTATGCAGACGTGGCGAATTCCAATTGAACGCCATGGTGATCGGGTGCGCCGTGAACTGCTTTCGCGCCGCGTACGACCTTTTATGCTGAGGCGGCGCAAGCAGGATGTCGCAAAAGAGCTACCGCCAAAAAGTACCATTATTCGTTCTGTCAGACTGGAAGATACCCAGCTTGCGCTCTATGAATCGGTGCGCAGTGTCATGCAGCAGCGGATAAAACTGGCGATGGAACAGCAGGCAGCAGGCCGCAGCCATCTGGTCGTGCTGGATGCGTTGCTGAAGTTACGGCAAATCTGCTGCGATCCGCAGCTGATTAAAATGGATGAGGCGTTCAGGGTAAAGTCTTCCGCCAAAATGACGCTGTTGCGTGAGATGCTCAACGATCTTCTGGCGGACGATCGACACATCTTAATTTTTTCCCAGTTCACCTCAATGCTGGCGCTGATTGCTGACGAATTAACAAAATCGGGTATCTCTTTTGTTACCCTGACGGGCAATACCCGTGATCGAACTGAGCCAGTGCGGCGTTTTCAAAATGGCGAGGTGCCGGTATTTCTGATCAGCCTGAAAGTGGGCGGCGTTGGACTAAATCTTACCGCTGCGGACACGGTGATCCATTACGATCCCTGGTGGAACCCTGCGGCAGAAAACCAGGCAAGCGATCGTGCCTGGCGTTTAGGCCAGGATAAACCGGTTTTCGTTTACAAACTGATTGCTGCCGGCACTATAGAAGAAAAAATCGTTGCGCTACAGCAGCAGAAAGCTGACCTGGCGGAGGGCATTTTGCAGGATGGCCTAAGCGATACCACCCTGTTCAGCAATGAGGATCTGGCCATGCTATTCAATTCGGCGTGA
- a CDS encoding alpha,alpha-phosphotrehalase, which translates to MTNIPPWWQNGVIYQIYPKSFQDTTGSGTGDLAGVIQHLDYLKTLGVDAIWLTPFYLSPQVDNGYDVANYTAIDQQFGTLNDFDNLVAETHKRGMRLILDMVFNHSSTQHHWFYEALDPTSPYRTYYIWRDATPNGPPNNWLSKFGGSAWRWHPESSQYYMHLWTPEQADLNWENENLRAELKQIVNFWADRGIDGLRLDVVNLVSKRQDFPDDLGGDGLRLYTDGPRIHEYMQEMSRDVFRPRRLMTVGEMSSATLEHCQRYGNLNGEELSMVFSFDHVEVDFYNGQKWTLTPLDLVAQKAIFTHWQQGMHNQAWNALFWCNHDQPRVVSRWGDEGAYRVTSAKMLAMVLHGMQGTPYIFQGEELGMTNPHFTRIIDYRDIESHNMYAELRSQGHDSDNLLAILASKSRDNGRTPIPWHSGENGGFTTGTPWIGMCDNLEKINAEAALADPNSVFYTYQRLIQLRKRYGILTWGDYLDLLPNHAHLWCYCRRYEKETLVVAANFSGETQVWHPPVYDGEWQVLLSNYPDTQLTHGEIMLRPWEAVWWYQEECETFTPN; encoded by the coding sequence ATGACAAACATTCCACCGTGGTGGCAAAACGGCGTTATCTACCAAATTTATCCCAAGAGTTTTCAGGACACGACCGGCAGCGGCACAGGCGACCTGGCGGGGGTGATTCAGCACCTGGACTATCTTAAAACACTCGGCGTAGACGCTATCTGGCTGACACCATTTTATCTTTCGCCGCAGGTGGATAATGGCTACGACGTGGCGAACTACACGGCGATTGACCAGCAGTTCGGCACCCTGAACGATTTCGATAATCTGGTGGCAGAGACGCACAAACGGGGTATGCGGCTGATTCTGGATATGGTGTTTAACCACAGTTCAACGCAGCACCACTGGTTTTATGAGGCACTTGACCCCACCAGCCCTTACCGCACCTACTATATCTGGCGTGATGCAACGCCCAATGGGCCACCTAATAACTGGTTGTCAAAATTTGGCGGTAGCGCGTGGCGCTGGCATCCTGAAAGCAGTCAATACTATATGCATCTTTGGACGCCGGAGCAGGCCGATCTCAACTGGGAGAATGAAAATCTGCGCGCGGAGCTGAAACAAATCGTCAATTTCTGGGCTGATCGCGGCATCGACGGGCTGCGACTGGATGTGGTTAATCTGGTATCGAAACGACAGGATTTTCCCGACGACCTCGGCGGAGACGGGCTACGGCTGTATACCGACGGGCCGCGTATTCACGAGTATATGCAGGAAATGAGCCGCGATGTGTTTCGCCCCCGCAGGCTGATGACGGTCGGTGAAATGTCTTCCGCCACCCTGGAGCACTGCCAGCGCTACGGCAATTTGAATGGTGAAGAACTGTCGATGGTGTTCAGCTTCGACCATGTTGAAGTGGATTTTTACAACGGCCAGAAATGGACACTGACGCCGCTGGATCTGGTGGCGCAGAAAGCAATTTTCACGCATTGGCAGCAGGGCATGCACAATCAGGCGTGGAATGCGCTGTTCTGGTGTAATCACGACCAGCCACGCGTAGTATCACGCTGGGGAGACGAAGGTGCATATCGGGTAACATCGGCCAAGATGCTGGCAATGGTGCTACACGGCATGCAGGGCACGCCCTATATTTTCCAGGGCGAGGAGCTGGGCATGACCAATCCGCACTTCACCCGTATCATCGATTACCGGGATATCGAAAGTCACAATATGTATGCAGAACTGCGTTCACAAGGGCATGACAGCGATAACTTACTGGCGATCCTTGCCAGCAAGTCACGCGATAATGGCCGTACCCCCATTCCATGGCACAGCGGAGAGAACGGAGGGTTCACCACAGGCACACCGTGGATTGGTATGTGCGACAACCTGGAGAAGATCAACGCTGAAGCGGCGCTGGCAGATCCGAATTCAGTGTTCTACACCTATCAGCGGTTGATCCAGCTACGCAAACGCTATGGCATCTTGACATGGGGCGATTATCTCGATCTGCTGCCGAACCACGCCCATTTGTGGTGCTATTGCCGTCGTTATGAGAAAGAAACCTTAGTGGTTGCGGCGAATTTCAGCGGGGAAACGCAGGTATGGCATCCCCCTGTCTACGATGGCGAGTGGCAGGTGCTGCTCAGTAACTATCCTGATACTCAGCTCACGCATGGAGAAATTATGTTGCGCCCGTGGGAAGCCGTCTGGTGGTATCAAGAAGAATGCGAGACCTTCACGCCGAATTGA
- the pyrB gene encoding aspartate carbamoyltransferase: MTNPLYRKHIISINDLDRSELELVLRTAASLKANPQPELLKHTVVASCFFEASTRTRLSFETAMHRLGASVVGFADGSNTSLGKKGETLADTISVISTYVDAIVMRHPQEGAARLATEFSSGVPVLNAGDGANQHPTQTLLDLFTILETQGRLSNLNIAMVGDLKYGRTVHSLSQALAKFEGNRFIFIAPDALAMPAYITDMLEEKGMSWRRHDSIEEVIPQVDILYMTRVQKERLDPSEYANVKAQFILRVADLAGARQQMKVLHPLPRIDEITADVDKTPHAWYFQQAGNGIYARQALLALVLSRELAL, from the coding sequence ATGACTAACCCGCTGTACAGGAAACATATCATTTCGATCAACGATCTCGATCGCTCCGAGCTGGAGCTGGTACTGCGCACCGCCGCAAGCCTCAAGGCGAATCCACAGCCGGAGCTGTTAAAGCATACCGTGGTGGCAAGCTGCTTTTTTGAAGCCTCAACCCGCACGCGTCTCTCTTTCGAAACGGCGATGCATCGTCTTGGGGCTTCCGTGGTCGGTTTTGCCGACGGTAGCAACACCTCGCTCGGTAAGAAAGGTGAAACACTGGCCGACACCATTTCCGTTATTAGCACCTATGTTGATGCCATTGTGATGCGCCATCCTCAGGAAGGTGCTGCCCGGCTGGCGACTGAGTTTTCTTCAGGCGTTCCTGTACTAAACGCGGGGGATGGTGCCAACCAGCATCCCACGCAAACCCTGCTGGATCTTTTTACTATTCTGGAAACACAGGGGCGCCTGAGCAATCTGAATATCGCCATGGTGGGCGATCTGAAATATGGTCGAACCGTCCATTCCCTGTCGCAGGCGCTGGCTAAATTTGAAGGCAACCGCTTTATTTTTATCGCGCCGGATGCGCTGGCAATGCCAGCCTATATTACCGATATGCTGGAGGAGAAAGGAATGAGCTGGAGACGCCATGACAGCATCGAAGAGGTCATTCCTCAGGTGGATATTCTGTATATGACCCGCGTTCAGAAAGAGCGTCTTGACCCCTCGGAATATGCCAACGTTAAAGCGCAGTTTATTCTTCGGGTAGCTGACCTGGCCGGTGCCCGACAGCAGATGAAGGTGCTACACCCGCTGCCACGTATTGATGAGATCACCGCCGACGTTGATAAAACACCGCATGCATGGTATTTCCAGCAGGCAGGTAATGGTATCTATGCACGCCAGGCGCTGCTGGCACTGGTGTTGTCCCGCGAACTGGCACTATAA
- a CDS encoding replication endonuclease, which produces MEFEDQDTGERTSLEDKVNKSIANPANRRRELMTRQRGFEDIANEMGLTGEFHTLTAPSRFHAVHTSSRRNDKWTAGAVSPRNTQRYLCKIWAHVRATWRRTGIRFFGFRVARPHHDGTLYWHLLLFMRPEHVDNVRDLFCYHSRFDDSEELLTPQALEACFQANPIDTSLCSATDYIAKYISKNIDGYALGDEM; this is translated from the coding sequence ATGGAGTTTGAGGACCAGGACACCGGCGAGCGCACGTCACTGGAGGACAAGGTAAACAAGAGCATTGCTAACCCTGCCAACCGTCGCCGGGAACTGATGACGCGTCAGCGCGGATTTGAGGATATCGCGAATGAAATGGGACTGACCGGGGAGTTTCACACCCTTACCGCTCCGTCTCGTTTTCATGCCGTACATACAAGCAGCCGCCGTAATGACAAATGGACGGCGGGCGCAGTATCCCCCCGCAACACCCAGCGCTATCTGTGTAAAATCTGGGCGCATGTTCGCGCTACATGGCGGCGCACCGGTATCCGGTTTTTTGGATTCAGGGTTGCCAGGCCGCACCACGACGGCACACTGTACTGGCATCTGTTGCTGTTCATGCGCCCGGAACACGTTGATAACGTCCGCGATCTTTTTTGCTATCACTCCCGCTTTGATGATTCAGAAGAGTTACTGACGCCGCAGGCGCTGGAGGCATGTTTTCAGGCAAACCCCATCGATACGAGCCTGTGCAGTGCCACTGACTATATCGCTAAATATATTTCAAAAAATATTGACGGTTATGCACTGGGTGATGAAATGTAA
- the nrdG gene encoding anaerobic ribonucleoside-triphosphate reductase-activating protein produces the protein MNIHQYYPVDIVNGPGTRCTLFVAGCEHQCVGCYNKSTWRLTSGYPFTVQQEEQIIADLNDTRIPRQGLSLSGGDPLHPANVADVLRLVQRVRHDCPGKDIWLWTGYRLEELNPSQQSVVAQINVLVDGRFVQALKDPSLSWRGSSNQVIYYLR, from the coding sequence GTGAATATCCATCAATATTATCCGGTGGACATCGTTAACGGGCCGGGCACGCGCTGTACCCTGTTTGTTGCCGGTTGTGAACATCAATGCGTCGGATGCTATAACAAAAGCACCTGGCGGCTCACTTCCGGCTATCCCTTTACTGTTCAACAGGAGGAACAAATTATTGCCGATCTTAACGACACTCGGATCCCGCGGCAGGGCCTGTCTCTGTCAGGGGGTGATCCATTGCATCCGGCCAATGTTGCTGACGTGTTGAGGCTGGTGCAACGCGTGCGGCATGACTGTCCGGGAAAAGATATCTGGCTGTGGACGGGCTATCGGCTGGAAGAACTTAACCCATCCCAACAGTCTGTTGTTGCACAAATCAATGTTCTGGTGGATGGGCGATTTGTTCAGGCGCTAAAAGACCCTTCTCTGTCCTGGCGCGGGAGCAGCAACCAGGTGATTTACTACCTACGCTAG
- the ridA gene encoding 2-iminobutanoate/2-iminopropanoate deaminase, with translation MSREISTKNAPAAIGPYVQGVDLGSMIITSGQIPVDPETGAVADDVIAQTRQSLANVKAIVEAAGLTVGDIVKTTVFVKDLNDFTTVNAAYEAFFTQHHASFPARSCVEVARLPKDVKIEIEAIAVRR, from the coding sequence ATGTCTCGTGAAATCAGCACCAAAAATGCTCCTGCTGCTATTGGCCCCTACGTTCAGGGCGTCGATCTGGGCAGCATGATTATCACTTCGGGTCAGATCCCGGTCGATCCTGAAACCGGTGCAGTTGCCGACGATGTGATCGCGCAAACCCGGCAGTCGCTCGCCAATGTAAAAGCGATCGTTGAAGCAGCCGGACTGACCGTAGGCGATATCGTCAAAACCACCGTATTTGTAAAAGATTTGAACGATTTTACCACCGTCAATGCTGCGTACGAGGCTTTTTTCACCCAGCATCACGCCAGCTTTCCTGCCCGCTCCTGCGTGGAAGTAGCACGTCTGCCTAAAGATGTAAAAATTGAAATTGAAGCGATTGCGGTTCGTCGTTAA
- the nrdD gene encoding anaerobic ribonucleoside-triphosphate reductase translates to MASLVIKRDGCKVAFCEIRILDAINRAAHAAGIEDNDYCAYVTTQICQQLHRQERLDIHDIQKAVENALMAGRYPELARTYIEYRHERDLARERRGKLNAEIQGLIDQTNPALLNENANKDSKVIPTQRDLLAGIVARHYATRHILSRDIVNAHERGEIHYHDLDYAPFFPMFNCMLIDLKGMLTGGFKMGNAEIEPPKSISTATAVTAQIIAQVASHIYGGTTINRIDEVLSPFVEASLEKHRQAAQKWQIAEAEGYARSCTEKECFDAFQSLEYEVNTLHTANGQTPFVTFGFGLGSSWSARLVQQSILRNRIAGLGKNHKTAVFPKLVFTIKEGLNRSSGDPNYDIKQLALECASKRMYPDILNYEQVVKVTGSFKTPMGCRSFLGPWEENGQLVHEGRNNIGVISINLPRVALEAKGNETAFWDRLDQRLLLAKKALMTRIARLENVKARVAPILYMEGACGVRLQADDNVAEIFRNGRASVSLGYIGLHETINALSGGKTHLYDDKKWQVKALAIVARLREAVDNWKQETGYGFSLYSTPSENLCDRFCRLDAAEFGIISGVTDKSYYTNSFHLDVEKQVNPYDKIDFEAAYPAIANGGFICYGEYPNIQHNLKALEDVWDYSYSRVPYYGTNTPIDECYDCGFSGEFSCTSKGFTCPKCGNHEPSRVSVTRRVCGYLGSPDARPFNAGKQEEVKRRVKHMAAGQLK, encoded by the coding sequence ATGGCTTCATTAGTAATAAAGCGAGATGGTTGTAAGGTCGCCTTTTGTGAGATACGCATTCTGGATGCAATCAACCGGGCCGCGCATGCTGCAGGTATTGAGGATAACGATTACTGCGCGTACGTTACCACTCAGATTTGCCAGCAGTTACACAGACAGGAGCGACTCGATATTCATGATATTCAAAAAGCGGTGGAAAATGCCTTAATGGCAGGTCGCTATCCTGAGCTGGCACGAACATACATTGAATATCGCCACGAGCGGGACTTGGCTCGCGAACGACGAGGCAAACTGAACGCCGAGATACAAGGGCTGATTGATCAGACCAATCCGGCGTTGTTAAATGAGAATGCCAATAAAGACAGCAAGGTTATTCCAACCCAGCGCGATCTGCTGGCGGGCATTGTCGCCAGACACTATGCGACCCGGCACATATTATCGCGTGATATCGTCAACGCGCATGAGCGCGGCGAAATTCACTATCACGATCTCGACTATGCTCCTTTTTTCCCCATGTTCAACTGCATGTTAATCGATTTGAAAGGCATGCTGACGGGCGGTTTTAAAATGGGCAATGCTGAAATTGAACCCCCTAAATCAATTTCAACCGCCACTGCGGTAACCGCGCAGATTATCGCGCAGGTCGCCAGCCATATTTATGGCGGTACCACCATTAACCGTATCGATGAAGTACTGTCACCTTTTGTCGAAGCCAGCCTGGAAAAACACCGTCAGGCCGCGCAGAAATGGCAGATTGCCGAGGCTGAAGGCTATGCACGCAGTTGCACTGAGAAAGAGTGTTTTGATGCATTCCAGTCGCTGGAATATGAGGTGAATACGCTGCACACCGCTAACGGGCAGACGCCTTTTGTAACTTTCGGTTTCGGTCTGGGCAGCAGCTGGTCGGCACGACTGGTACAACAGTCGATCCTGCGTAACCGTATTGCCGGATTAGGCAAAAACCACAAGACCGCGGTATTTCCGAAACTGGTATTTACAATAAAAGAAGGACTGAATCGTTCTTCCGGCGACCCCAATTACGACATCAAGCAGCTGGCGCTGGAGTGTGCCAGTAAAAGGATGTATCCGGATATTCTCAATTATGAGCAGGTGGTGAAGGTGACCGGTTCCTTCAAGACCCCTATGGGATGCCGTAGCTTTCTGGGCCCGTGGGAAGAAAATGGCCAGCTGGTACATGAGGGTCGCAATAATATTGGCGTCATCAGTATCAATTTGCCACGCGTTGCACTTGAGGCAAAAGGTAATGAAACTGCATTTTGGGACCGGCTCGATCAACGTCTGCTGCTAGCTAAGAAAGCGCTAATGACCCGTATTGCCAGGCTGGAAAATGTTAAAGCTCGCGTCGCGCCTATTCTCTATATGGAAGGTGCCTGTGGCGTTCGTCTGCAGGCAGATGACAATGTTGCAGAAATTTTTCGCAACGGCCGCGCCTCGGTTTCTCTGGGTTACATTGGTCTTCACGAAACCATTAATGCTCTGAGCGGGGGAAAAACACATCTGTATGATGATAAAAAATGGCAAGTAAAAGCACTGGCGATTGTTGCACGGCTACGTGAAGCAGTGGATAACTGGAAGCAAGAAACAGGTTATGGTTTCAGCCTTTACAGCACGCCAAGCGAGAATTTATGCGACCGCTTTTGCCGACTGGATGCCGCCGAGTTTGGTATTATCAGTGGCGTGACGGACAAAAGTTATTACACCAACAGCTTCCACCTTGATGTGGAAAAACAAGTGAATCCTTACGACAAAATCGATTTTGAAGCGGCTTACCCTGCCATCGCTAACGGCGGATTTATTTGCTATGGCGAATACCCAAACATTCAACATAATCTGAAAGCGCTGGAAGACGTCTGGGACTATAGCTACAGCCGGGTGCCCTATTACGGTACCAATACGCCGATTGATGAGTGCTACGACTGCGGCTTTTCCGGCGAGTTTTCCTGCACCAGCAAAGGGTTCACCTGCCCGAAATGCGGTAATCATGAGCCTTCCCGTGTGTCTGTCACCCGCAGAGTTTGCGGCTATCTGGGCAGTCCTGATGCACGTCCGTTTAATGCCGGTAAACAGGAAGAAGTAAAGCGCCGGGTCAAACATATGGCAGCCGGGCAACTAAAGTGA